Proteins encoded within one genomic window of Tidjanibacter massiliensis:
- a CDS encoding NAD(P)/FAD-dependent oxidoreductase, with protein MPRTITLTLSPKQAADRKVYTEIAARRAGVPPADVALVRILKRSVDARGRSVRVNLTLELYADGDGPAPEVRFDYPDVSHAEEVVIVGGGPAGLFCALRLIESGYRPVILERGREVSVRRRDVAELNRNGRLDPDSNYAFGEGGAGTFSDGKLFTRSKKRGDYNKALRTLVFHGADEAILYEAHPHIGTDRLPGIMTAIRRTITSCGGEVRFGSRVTELLLHGDAVAGVVCGGERIEARSVVLATGHSADDVYAMLHRQGVLLQAKPFAMGVRVEHPQALIDEIQYHGAGREYLPAASYTLTAQVGGRGVYSFCMCPGGVIVPAMTDPSESVVNGMSSSGRNSRWANSGIVTEVRLSDFEHLRGEWGELAGLKFRRDFEQAARRAGGSAQVAPAQRLTDFVADRRSADLPATSYVLPTAGRPTCRRPRMCRERCPRVSPNGCRSSSAVRCAKGLRCLAAACTGS; from the coding sequence ATGCCCCGTACGATAACGCTTACTCTTTCGCCGAAACAGGCCGCCGACCGGAAAGTTTATACGGAGATAGCTGCCCGGCGGGCGGGGGTGCCGCCTGCCGATGTGGCGTTGGTACGTATCCTGAAGCGTTCGGTGGATGCCCGCGGGCGTTCGGTACGGGTGAATCTGACGCTCGAACTCTATGCCGACGGCGACGGGCCCGCTCCGGAGGTCCGCTTCGACTATCCGGACGTGTCGCATGCCGAGGAGGTCGTCATCGTGGGCGGAGGCCCTGCCGGCCTCTTCTGTGCGCTGCGGCTCATCGAATCGGGATACCGGCCCGTCATCCTCGAACGGGGCCGGGAGGTGTCGGTACGCCGCCGCGACGTGGCAGAACTGAACCGCAACGGCCGGCTCGACCCCGACTCCAACTATGCCTTCGGCGAAGGAGGTGCGGGTACCTTTTCCGACGGCAAGCTCTTTACCCGGAGCAAGAAGCGCGGAGATTACAACAAGGCGCTCCGTACGCTCGTCTTCCACGGTGCCGACGAGGCGATACTCTATGAAGCCCATCCGCATATCGGTACCGACCGGCTGCCCGGTATCATGACCGCCATCCGCCGGACAATCACCTCCTGCGGCGGCGAAGTGCGGTTCGGCAGTCGGGTGACGGAGCTGTTGCTGCACGGGGACGCCGTAGCCGGCGTGGTATGCGGCGGTGAGCGGATAGAGGCCCGCAGCGTGGTGCTGGCCACGGGTCACTCGGCGGACGATGTCTACGCGATGCTCCACCGGCAGGGGGTGCTGCTGCAGGCCAAGCCGTTCGCCATGGGCGTCCGGGTGGAGCATCCGCAAGCTCTCATCGACGAGATACAGTATCACGGTGCCGGACGTGAATACCTGCCCGCGGCCTCCTATACCCTGACGGCCCAGGTGGGCGGACGGGGTGTCTACTCGTTCTGCATGTGTCCGGGCGGCGTCATCGTACCTGCCATGACCGACCCGTCGGAGAGTGTCGTGAACGGCATGTCCTCGTCGGGGCGCAATTCGCGGTGGGCCAATTCGGGCATCGTGACGGAAGTGCGGCTGTCCGATTTCGAGCATTTGCGCGGGGAGTGGGGCGAGCTGGCCGGACTGAAGTTCCGCCGCGACTTCGAGCAGGCCGCCCGGCGGGCCGGGGGCAGCGCACAGGTGGCGCCGGCCCAGCGGCTGACCGATTTCGTTGCCGACCGCAGGTCGGCCGACCTGCCGGCGACCTCGTATGTGTTGCCGACCGCAGGTCGGCCGACCTGCCGGCGACCTCGTATGTGCCGGGAACGGTGCCCTCGCGTTTCTCCGAATGGATGCCGGAGTTCATCGGCGGTGCGCTGCGCGAAGGGTTTGCGGTGTTTGGCCGCCGCATGCACGGGTTCCTGA
- a CDS encoding glycosyltransferase family protein, whose amino-acid sequence MERLSSAYAYLWETCGPWGIALLACMIILFFVQFWYWVGYYGRIPSYRNARAGDARPPVSVALVVHEPDYDFLENGLPVLLGQEYDDFEIIVTDLSGDVEFGEALAVIAEHNPRFNVTRMVRDARFPISDKMAFNVAIKAARYDNILLTTVDSRPASLQWIARMARGFDGAGIVIGYCGMEGASAFSSRLIRLDNAARAIRWLSAAMHGKPYRGTLQNIGFTKALYFGNGGFNYLNMNIGEDDLFIQKLLETGTAAAVIVSSNSTVRQKIWGGTGWWYADRCMRSNAFRHYPAKVKTFVAAELWSRALFFAAAAAAVVLFPPELKLFAAGLLLIRFGLIFFEMRRITRRLSEKGLMRAVPLYDLCSPLYEAWMAADRKFRRSPGLWR is encoded by the coding sequence ATGGAAAGACTCTCATCCGCATACGCATACCTTTGGGAAACCTGCGGACCGTGGGGCATCGCCCTGCTGGCCTGCATGATAATCCTCTTTTTCGTCCAGTTCTGGTATTGGGTGGGGTACTACGGACGCATCCCCTCCTACCGGAACGCCCGCGCAGGCGACGCCCGCCCGCCGGTCTCCGTCGCCCTGGTGGTGCACGAACCCGACTACGATTTTCTGGAAAACGGACTTCCGGTACTTTTGGGACAGGAGTACGACGACTTTGAAATTATCGTGACCGACCTCTCCGGGGATGTGGAGTTCGGAGAGGCGCTCGCGGTTATCGCCGAACACAACCCCCGTTTCAACGTCACCCGCATGGTACGCGACGCCCGTTTTCCGATAAGCGACAAGATGGCGTTCAACGTGGCCATCAAGGCGGCACGCTACGACAACATCCTGCTGACCACGGTAGACAGCCGCCCGGCATCGCTCCAGTGGATAGCCCGCATGGCACGCGGATTCGACGGTGCGGGTATCGTGATAGGTTACTGCGGCATGGAAGGAGCCTCCGCCTTCTCCTCCCGCCTGATAAGGCTGGACAATGCGGCCCGGGCCATCCGCTGGCTGAGTGCGGCCATGCACGGGAAACCCTACCGGGGTACGCTCCAGAACATCGGCTTCACCAAGGCACTTTACTTCGGCAACGGAGGATTCAATTACCTCAACATGAATATCGGCGAGGACGACCTCTTCATCCAGAAACTGCTGGAAACGGGTACCGCCGCAGCAGTCATCGTCTCATCCAATTCGACCGTCCGGCAGAAGATATGGGGCGGAACGGGCTGGTGGTATGCCGACCGCTGCATGCGCAGCAACGCATTCCGCCACTATCCGGCGAAGGTGAAGACTTTTGTTGCCGCCGAGCTCTGGAGCCGGGCGCTCTTTTTCGCCGCGGCGGCCGCGGCCGTCGTCCTGTTTCCACCGGAACTAAAACTCTTCGCGGCAGGATTGCTGCTGATACGTTTCGGCCTGATTTTCTTCGAGATGCGGCGCATCACGCGCCGGCTTTCCGAGAAGGGATTGATGAGGGCCGTTCCCCTCTACGACCTCTGCTCGCCGCTGTACGAGGCATGGATGGCCGCAGACCGTAAATTCAGACGTTCGCCGGGACTATGGAGATAA
- a CDS encoding RNA polymerase sigma factor, translating into MEISNYIILTDQQLVTLAHDGDAVAFETLFNRYRDGIYKLYLNRTGGNRDDADDLLQETFIKVFLNLGKYDTAFTFGQWIYTIARNTFIDFMRKRRDDLQIDTSPAGGTAYINPPSHEATPEERVINNQNGKQLENHLSHMTPRYRRLIELRFFKEYSYEEIAAELDIPLGTVKTQIHRARTQLCKLIVESGIL; encoded by the coding sequence ATGGAGATAAGCAACTACATCATACTCACCGACCAGCAGCTCGTCACCCTTGCCCACGACGGGGATGCCGTAGCTTTCGAGACGCTTTTCAACCGCTATCGGGACGGCATCTACAAACTCTACCTCAACCGGACGGGAGGCAACCGCGACGATGCCGACGACCTGCTGCAGGAGACTTTCATCAAGGTCTTCCTCAACCTCGGCAAATACGATACGGCCTTCACTTTCGGCCAGTGGATATATACCATCGCGCGGAACACCTTCATCGACTTCATGCGCAAAAGGCGCGACGACCTGCAGATAGACACCTCCCCGGCAGGCGGGACGGCTTACATCAATCCCCCTTCGCACGAGGCTACGCCCGAAGAGCGCGTCATCAACAACCAGAACGGCAAACAGCTCGAGAATCACCTCTCGCACATGACGCCGCGTTACCGGCGGCTGATAGAACTGCGTTTCTTCAAGGAGTACTCCTACGAGGAGATAGCCGCCGAACTCGACATCCCGCTCGGAACGGTCAAAACGCAGATACACCGCGCCCGTACCCAACTCTGCAAACTCATCGTGGAGAGCGGCATTCTGTAA
- the rpsU gene encoding 30S ribosomal protein S21: MIIMPIKEGENIERALKKFKRKYERTGVLKELRRRQYFTKPSVVKREQKIHAIYVEQLHRNEEE, from the coding sequence ATGATTATCATGCCTATCAAGGAGGGTGAAAACATCGAGAGGGCCCTCAAGAAGTTCAAACGTAAATACGAAAGGACGGGAGTTCTCAAGGAGCTCCGTCGCCGCCAGTACTTTACCAAACCTTCGGTGGTGAAGCGCGAGCAGAAAATACATGCCATTTACGTAGAGCAGCTCCACCGCAACGAAGAGGAGTAG
- a CDS encoding helix-hairpin-helix domain-containing protein — MASDRNRTRRCWEFPARERRAVLLLLPLLGALVWLVSETLRPRFGDSAPLLGDTLAEEEKHPAGGADTAGVRRLRLFRFDPNTVTYEELRLLGIAPRTAAGIVKYRTAGKVFAIPEDFAACYGITDSAYAVLKPYIDIGEAYRMRIREPRTAERRCLFSVTPEGNGRTAMARTGEGVSAAASGAENGLVPFDPNALGEEGFVGLGFTPRQARTIINFREACGGFRTAADFARSYAVSEEMFVRLKPYIVIAPPEEESAGKESGQAAGNGGAAASLPVELNRADSAALVAVSGIGPATASAILAYRERLGGFCNRRQVVETGVVTERNWERMKEQIWADSCAIRKIDINFAAPNAVARHPYITPRTLRKILRNRQLKGGWSTIEDMVEDNTLTNEEAGRLAPYLHFGTVPL; from the coding sequence ATGGCTTCCGACAGGAATCGTACCCGGCGGTGCTGGGAGTTCCCGGCCCGTGAGCGCAGGGCGGTATTGTTGCTGCTCCCGTTGCTCGGTGCGCTCGTGTGGCTCGTGTCGGAGACGCTCCGGCCCCGGTTCGGCGACAGTGCCCCGCTGCTGGGCGATACGCTTGCCGAGGAGGAGAAACACCCGGCCGGCGGTGCCGATACGGCTGGAGTGCGCAGGCTCCGGTTGTTCCGTTTCGACCCCAATACCGTAACGTATGAGGAGTTGCGCCTGCTGGGGATTGCTCCGCGTACCGCCGCGGGTATCGTCAAGTACCGGACAGCGGGCAAGGTGTTCGCCATCCCGGAAGATTTCGCCGCCTGTTACGGCATCACCGATTCGGCGTATGCCGTACTGAAACCTTATATTGATATAGGAGAAGCCTACCGGATGCGGATACGGGAGCCTCGGACGGCGGAGCGGCGTTGTCTGTTTTCCGTGACGCCGGAGGGAAACGGGCGGACCGCGATGGCGCGCACCGGGGAGGGCGTTTCCGCTGCGGCTTCAGGTGCCGAAAATGGGCTGGTACCGTTCGACCCGAATGCGCTCGGCGAGGAGGGATTCGTCGGACTCGGTTTTACGCCTCGTCAGGCCCGGACAATCATCAACTTCCGTGAAGCCTGCGGCGGTTTCCGCACAGCGGCCGATTTTGCCCGTTCCTATGCGGTATCCGAGGAGATGTTTGTCCGGTTGAAACCTTATATCGTCATCGCTCCGCCTGAGGAAGAGTCAGCCGGGAAAGAGAGCGGACAGGCGGCAGGGAACGGCGGTGCGGCGGCCTCCCTGCCGGTGGAACTGAACCGTGCCGATTCCGCAGCGCTGGTGGCCGTAAGCGGGATAGGGCCCGCGACCGCATCGGCCATCCTCGCCTATCGGGAGCGTCTGGGCGGATTCTGCAATCGGAGACAGGTGGTGGAGACCGGGGTGGTGACGGAACGCAATTGGGAGCGGATGAAGGAACAAATTTGGGCGGACAGTTGCGCAATTCGGAAAATTGATATTAACTTTGCAGCCCCGAACGCTGTTGCAAGGCATCCCTACATTACGCCGCGGACCCTGCGGAAGATACTTCGCAACAGGCAATTGAAAGGAGGTTGGAGTACGATTGAGGATATGGTCGAAGACAATACGTTGACGAACGAGGAGGCCGGAAGACTGGCCCCGTATCTTCATTTCGGCACCGTCCCCCTGTGA
- a CDS encoding menaquinone biosynthesis decarboxylase — protein sequence MYGSLREYIDLLEREGELVRIKACVNPVEEMAEIADRVVKHGGRALLFENTGTAFPVAMNLFGSDRRMALALGVASLDELPTRIERLVGEVMSPKGSFVQKIGALPLLGEAARWFPKRMRGRGACQQVVRMGGDASLDLLPVLKCWPADGGRFVTLPMVNTADPATGAVNVGMYRMQVFDGRTTGMHWHMHKTGAKHYEAYRRAGRRMPVSVCLGGDPAYTYAATAPVPDGIDEYLLAGFLRGRPVRLVRCVTNDLYVPADCDFVIEGYVDPAEEKAVEGPFGDHTGFYSLEDRYPLFHVTAVTHRRDAVWPATVVGIPVQEDYYMAQATEKIFLAPIRLALQPDMEEMYMPAPGVAHNLAVVGLHVRYPGHVRQAVSSLWGAGQMMFNKYMLVAPAGSDVRTPQELARLLRGVEPERAAIRGEGALDVLDHAAAETGYGGKLALDLTGVPEGEVPLLAVPERIVPAGGIAAWSMAFYAEWGIVALYAEPGAEADIAAFVRENCPEARIAVLFDTAAQGLDGGDLLWLATADTDAGRDIRFSGGTLLADARTKLPGSGTDYPPRFPNVVAASEATIALVDARWKEYDIGEFLPSPSDRYCRLLRGGGAEIS from the coding sequence ATGTACGGCAGTTTGCGGGAATATATCGACCTGCTCGAACGGGAGGGCGAGTTGGTACGGATAAAGGCATGCGTGAATCCTGTGGAGGAGATGGCGGAGATAGCCGACCGGGTGGTGAAACATGGCGGGCGGGCGCTGCTTTTCGAGAATACGGGGACGGCGTTTCCGGTGGCGATGAACCTCTTCGGTTCCGACCGTCGGATGGCGCTGGCCCTCGGCGTCGCTTCGCTGGATGAACTTCCGACCCGGATAGAGCGGCTGGTCGGCGAAGTCATGTCGCCCAAAGGTTCGTTCGTCCAGAAAATAGGGGCCTTGCCGTTGCTGGGCGAAGCGGCCCGCTGGTTCCCGAAACGGATGCGCGGTCGCGGTGCGTGTCAGCAGGTCGTCCGGATGGGCGGCGATGCCTCGCTTGACCTGCTTCCGGTGCTTAAGTGCTGGCCCGCCGACGGCGGGCGCTTCGTGACGCTGCCCATGGTGAATACGGCAGACCCGGCGACCGGAGCGGTCAATGTGGGCATGTACCGCATGCAGGTGTTCGACGGCCGCACCACGGGGATGCACTGGCACATGCACAAGACCGGCGCGAAACATTACGAAGCCTATCGGCGTGCGGGACGGCGGATGCCCGTGAGTGTCTGCCTCGGCGGCGATCCGGCCTACACCTACGCCGCCACTGCGCCCGTGCCGGACGGCATCGACGAGTATCTGCTGGCGGGATTCCTGCGGGGTCGGCCCGTGCGGCTGGTCAGGTGCGTGACGAACGACCTCTATGTCCCGGCCGACTGTGATTTCGTAATAGAGGGGTACGTGGACCCGGCCGAAGAGAAGGCGGTGGAGGGCCCCTTCGGCGACCATACCGGTTTCTACTCCCTCGAAGACCGTTATCCGCTCTTTCATGTTACGGCGGTGACGCACCGCCGTGACGCTGTGTGGCCCGCCACGGTGGTGGGTATTCCGGTGCAGGAGGACTATTATATGGCGCAGGCGACGGAGAAGATATTCCTCGCCCCCATCCGGCTCGCCCTGCAGCCCGATATGGAGGAGATGTATATGCCTGCCCCGGGGGTGGCGCACAACCTCGCCGTCGTGGGACTGCATGTCCGTTATCCGGGGCATGTGCGACAGGCCGTCTCTTCGCTGTGGGGAGCGGGGCAGATGATGTTTAACAAATACATGCTCGTCGCACCGGCGGGCAGCGACGTGCGTACTCCGCAGGAGTTGGCCCGGCTGCTGCGCGGCGTGGAGCCGGAACGGGCGGCCATTCGCGGCGAAGGGGCACTCGACGTGCTCGACCACGCTGCGGCCGAGACCGGTTACGGAGGCAAGCTCGCACTCGACCTGACCGGTGTTCCGGAGGGAGAGGTACCCCTCCTGGCCGTGCCGGAGCGAATCGTTCCTGCGGGGGGTATCGCGGCGTGGAGCATGGCATTCTATGCGGAGTGGGGTATCGTGGCGCTTTATGCCGAGCCCGGTGCCGAGGCGGACATTGCCGCTTTCGTCCGGGAGAACTGTCCGGAGGCCCGCATCGCCGTGCTCTTCGATACCGCTGCGCAGGGGTTGGACGGCGGCGACCTGCTGTGGCTGGCCACGGCCGATACCGATGCCGGGCGCGATATCCGTTTCAGCGGCGGTACGCTGCTGGCCGATGCGCGGACGAAGCTGCCGGGGAGCGGGACGGACTATCCTCCGCGTTTCCCGAATGTGGTCGCCGCTTCCGAAGCCACGATTGCGCTTGTGGATGCACGGTGGAAGGAGTATGACATAGGCGAGTTTCTGCCCTCTCCTTCGGACCGTTACTGTCGGCTGCTGCGCGGCGGAGGGGCGGAGATTTCGTAG
- a CDS encoding carboxypeptidase-like regulatory domain-containing protein, with the protein MKFASLLCFALLLPQAWSTVSGQTVHGTVTDRTTGEPVGYANIWFNGTGRGTVADGHGIYSIDAGTVTPDHTLSFNCIGYDTCTVRLRDIPQDGTFDAFLAPVPQVIEEVTVVPVKTRLKRLGNNFRSPLMEAVHQDDLTGVEFGTIIKIKKRTWLEEVRINVLSCSYDDLVFRLNIYGRDETGRFVNILRQPIYASVPRTDEPTTVTINLADLHIVTDDDLIVAYQHISSSLTGQIRFPIGLTGARSCVRYNQGDAWEDTEWSFRFPISLIARVER; encoded by the coding sequence ATGAAATTCGCATCGCTTCTCTGCTTTGCCCTCCTGCTGCCGCAGGCATGGAGCACGGTTTCCGGACAGACCGTACACGGTACCGTCACCGACCGCACGACCGGAGAGCCGGTCGGCTACGCGAACATCTGGTTCAACGGCACGGGCCGCGGTACGGTGGCCGACGGGCACGGCATCTATTCGATCGACGCAGGTACCGTCACCCCCGACCATACGCTTAGCTTCAACTGTATCGGTTACGACACATGCACCGTCCGTCTGCGGGACATCCCGCAGGACGGCACGTTCGACGCCTTCCTCGCCCCCGTACCCCAGGTCATCGAGGAAGTGACCGTCGTACCGGTGAAAACCCGGCTCAAACGGCTGGGCAACAATTTCAGGTCGCCGCTGATGGAGGCGGTGCATCAGGATGACCTGACCGGCGTAGAATTCGGTACGATAATCAAAATCAAAAAAAGGACCTGGCTGGAAGAAGTCCGGATAAACGTCCTGAGCTGTTCGTACGACGACCTGGTCTTCCGGCTCAACATCTACGGCCGGGACGAAACGGGGCGCTTCGTGAACATCCTCCGGCAGCCCATCTACGCCTCCGTACCGCGAACCGACGAACCGACTACCGTAACGATAAACCTCGCCGACCTCCACATCGTGACCGATGACGACCTCATCGTAGCCTACCAGCATATCAGCAGTTCCCTGACCGGGCAAATCCGTTTTCCGATAGGCCTCACGGGCGCCCGGAGCTGCGTCCGATACAACCAGGGCGATGCGTGGGAGGATACGGAGTGGTCGTTCCGCTTTCCCATCAGCCTCATTGCACGGGTGGAACGGTAA
- a CDS encoding methylmalonyl-CoA mutase family protein, with protein MANNTEEKLFSQFPPVSTEQWEAAITADLKGADYQKKLVWRTTEGFNVRPYYRAEDLEGIKYLGKKSGEFPYVRGNRCNNRWRIHETIAVKEVAEANRLALHAVEAGADSIGFDLSEKLSAQQVADLMAGIDLNATELAFSGKPDAELPDKVLSVAEAKKADPEKFRVFFGYDPLIRQLSLTGAFCDGDDGQQCYKTIAGFVRGAKAWPKAKFVTVSGETFQNSGSTITQELAFTLAAGHEYLVKLTEAGLSAEEAARTIRFSMAVSSNYFMEMAKFRAGRMLWANIVNAYTGGCARKMFTHAVTSGWNITAYDPYVNMLRGTTEAMSASLAGVHSLEVLPFDTAYESPTEFSSRIARNVQLLLKNESHFDNVVDPAGGSYYIENLTQSIAEQAWKLFKEVEERGGYTAAFRDGFIPDAVKASAEAKDNAVATRRIVLLGTNQYPNFNEVADSAITEACITPQAWDAKVLRPYRGGMAFEQLRLKVDRSGRSPRAFMLTCGTLAMARARSQFACNFFACAGIRVVDNTFFHSVEEGAKAALDSGAEIVVICAADDDYATLAPKAKELLGERALFVVAGAPASQPELEAQGITRFISVRSNVLETLREYVKELGI; from the coding sequence ATGGCAAATAACACGGAAGAGAAGCTGTTCTCCCAATTCCCGCCGGTGAGCACCGAACAGTGGGAAGCGGCAATAACGGCCGACCTCAAGGGAGCCGATTACCAGAAAAAACTGGTATGGCGCACGACCGAGGGGTTCAATGTCCGCCCGTACTACCGGGCCGAAGACCTCGAAGGAATCAAGTATTTAGGTAAAAAAAGCGGCGAATTCCCCTACGTCAGGGGGAACCGGTGCAACAACCGCTGGCGCATCCACGAAACCATCGCGGTGAAAGAGGTGGCCGAGGCCAACCGTCTCGCCCTGCATGCGGTGGAGGCGGGTGCCGACTCCATCGGTTTCGACCTGTCGGAAAAGCTCTCCGCACAGCAGGTCGCCGACCTCATGGCCGGCATCGACCTGAACGCCACCGAACTGGCTTTCAGCGGAAAACCGGATGCCGAACTGCCCGACAAGGTGCTGTCGGTGGCCGAAGCCAAAAAGGCGGACCCGGAGAAATTCCGCGTCTTCTTCGGCTACGACCCGCTCATCCGGCAGCTTTCGCTCACGGGCGCCTTCTGCGACGGCGACGACGGACAGCAGTGTTACAAGACCATCGCCGGGTTCGTCCGGGGGGCCAAGGCGTGGCCCAAGGCGAAATTCGTGACCGTCTCGGGCGAAACGTTCCAGAACAGCGGTTCGACCATTACGCAGGAGTTGGCCTTCACGCTCGCGGCAGGACACGAATACCTCGTAAAACTGACGGAAGCAGGGCTGAGCGCCGAAGAGGCTGCCCGGACCATCCGCTTCTCGATGGCGGTCAGCTCCAATTACTTCATGGAGATGGCCAAGTTCCGTGCCGGACGCATGCTGTGGGCCAACATCGTAAACGCCTACACGGGCGGTTGCGCCCGCAAAATGTTCACCCACGCCGTGACATCGGGCTGGAACATCACCGCCTACGACCCCTACGTGAACATGCTGCGCGGTACGACCGAGGCGATGAGCGCCTCGCTGGCCGGAGTACACTCGCTGGAAGTGCTCCCGTTCGATACGGCCTACGAAAGCCCCACGGAGTTCTCCTCGCGCATCGCCCGCAATGTGCAGCTGCTGCTCAAGAACGAGTCCCATTTCGATAACGTGGTAGACCCCGCCGGCGGTTCCTATTACATCGAAAACCTCACGCAGAGCATCGCCGAGCAGGCATGGAAGCTCTTCAAGGAAGTGGAGGAACGGGGCGGTTATACGGCCGCTTTCCGCGACGGTTTCATTCCCGACGCCGTGAAGGCTTCGGCCGAGGCGAAGGACAACGCCGTGGCCACGCGCCGCATCGTACTCCTCGGCACGAACCAATACCCTAATTTCAACGAAGTGGCCGACAGCGCCATTACCGAAGCGTGCATCACGCCGCAGGCATGGGACGCCAAGGTACTGCGCCCCTACCGCGGCGGCATGGCCTTCGAACAACTCCGCCTGAAGGTGGACCGCAGCGGCCGCAGTCCGCGGGCCTTCATGCTCACCTGCGGCACGCTCGCCATGGCGCGCGCCCGCTCGCAGTTCGCATGCAACTTCTTCGCCTGCGCAGGCATCCGGGTAGTGGACAACACCTTCTTCCATTCGGTGGAGGAAGGCGCGAAAGCCGCGCTCGACTCCGGAGCCGAAATCGTGGTCATCTGCGCCGCGGACGACGATTACGCAACGCTCGCCCCGAAAGCGAAAGAACTGCTCGGCGAACGGGCGCTCTTCGTCGTGGCCGGTGCACCGGCATCGCAGCCCGAACTCGAAGCGCAGGGCATCACCCGCTTCATCAGCGTAAGGAGCAACGTACTCGAAACCCTCAGGGAATACGTTAAGGAACTCGGAATCTAA